The following proteins come from a genomic window of Sorghum bicolor cultivar BTx623 chromosome 3, Sorghum_bicolor_NCBIv3, whole genome shotgun sequence:
- the LOC110433683 gene encoding trichoplein keratin filament-binding protein-like encodes MGVGSTLPRPSAGETTPPSPMRVEASRPLEQEGAPEPPRSRDAGDPITISDGSGGDRPSKDARPMDEELEASPVARRMPWPIEERRKKEEEEREREPQQQLQEEQQQPRPEGGEEEERRRRQQAERLEELLEQNQQQELLEL; translated from the coding sequence ATGGGCGTCGGAAGCACCCTGCCTCGTCCATCGGCGGGAGAGACCACCCCGCCGTCACCGATGCGGGTCGAAGCGTCTCGCCCTCtagagcaggagggagcccccgagcctccccgatctagGGATGCGGGGGATCCTATTACTATCAGCGATGGGTCCGGTGGCGACCGGCCCTCGAAGGACGCCCGCCCCATGGATGAGGAGCTTGAAGCTTCCCCCGTCGCGAGGCGGATGCCTTGGCCCatcgaggagaggaggaagaaggaagaggaagagcgtGAGCGGGAACCGCAGCAACAGCTGCAAGAGGAGCAGCAACAGCCGCGACCGgagggaggagaagaagaagaaaggcggcggcggcaacaagCAGAAcggctcgaggagctgctggagcagaACCAACAGCAAGAGCTGCTGGAACTTTAG